A genomic segment from Bacillus cereus G9842 encodes:
- the aspA gene encoding aspartate ammonia-lyase, which translates to MAMTNKNVRVENDFLGGKELPIEAYYGIQTLRAVENFPITGYKIHESLIKAFAVVKKAAALANTDVGRLELNKGGAIAEAAQEILDGKWHDHFIVDPIQGGAGTSMNMNANEVMANRALELLGMEKGDYHYISPNSHVNMAQSTNDAFPTAIHIATLNALEGLLQTMGYMHDIFELKAEQFDHVIKMGRTHLQDAVPIRLGQEFKAYSRVLERDMKRIQQSRQHLYEVNMGATAVGTGLNADPEYIEAVVKHLAAISELPLVGAEDLVDATQNTDAYTEVSAALKVCMMNMSKIANDLRLMASGPRVGLAEIMLPARQPGSSIMPGKVNPVMPEVINQIAFQVIGNDHTICLASEAGQLELNVMEPVLVFNLLQSISIMNNGFRAFTDNCLKGIEANEDRLKEYVEKSVGIITAVNPHIGYEAAARVAKEAIATGQSVRELCVKNGVLSQEDLELILDPFEMTHPGIAGATLLKKN; encoded by the coding sequence ATGGCAATGACAAACAAGAACGTGCGAGTGGAGAATGATTTTTTGGGAGGAAAGGAATTACCTATTGAGGCATATTACGGAATTCAAACTTTACGCGCTGTTGAAAATTTCCCGATTACAGGGTATAAAATTCATGAAAGTTTAATTAAAGCGTTCGCAGTTGTAAAAAAAGCTGCAGCGCTTGCCAATACAGATGTAGGAAGATTGGAATTAAACAAGGGCGGTGCCATCGCAGAAGCTGCTCAAGAAATTCTTGATGGAAAATGGCATGATCATTTCATCGTAGATCCAATCCAAGGCGGAGCGGGTACTTCAATGAACATGAATGCAAATGAAGTCATGGCCAATCGTGCTCTTGAATTATTAGGGATGGAAAAGGGAGACTATCATTATATTAGTCCAAATAGTCATGTAAACATGGCGCAATCAACAAATGATGCATTCCCAACGGCGATTCATATTGCAACATTAAACGCATTAGAAGGCTTATTACAAACGATGGGTTATATGCACGATATATTTGAATTAAAAGCAGAACAGTTCGACCATGTGATTAAAATGGGTCGTACACATTTACAAGACGCTGTGCCAATTCGTCTTGGACAAGAATTTAAAGCATATTCTCGCGTACTTGAACGTGATATGAAACGTATTCAACAATCGCGTCAACACTTATATGAAGTAAATATGGGGGCAACTGCAGTTGGTACAGGCTTAAATGCAGATCCAGAATATATTGAAGCAGTTGTAAAACATTTAGCTGCAATTAGTGAACTCCCGCTTGTCGGTGCAGAAGATTTAGTAGATGCGACGCAAAATACGGATGCGTATACTGAAGTATCTGCAGCACTGAAAGTATGTATGATGAATATGTCTAAAATTGCGAATGACCTTCGCTTAATGGCATCAGGTCCTCGTGTTGGTTTAGCTGAAATTATGTTACCAGCTCGCCAACCAGGTTCTTCTATTATGCCAGGGAAAGTAAACCCTGTTATGCCAGAAGTAATTAATCAAATTGCGTTCCAAGTAATTGGTAATGACCATACAATTTGCCTTGCTTCAGAAGCAGGACAATTAGAATTAAACGTTATGGAACCAGTACTTGTTTTCAACTTACTGCAATCGATTAGCATTATGAATAACGGTTTCCGTGCCTTTACAGATAATTGCTTAAAAGGAATTGAAGCGAATGAAGATCGCTTAAAAGAGTATGTTGAGAAAAGTGTAGGAATTATTACAGCCGTGAACCCTCATATCGGTTATGAAGCAGCAGCTCGCGTTGCGAAAGAAGCAATCGCGACAGGGCAATCCGTTCGAGAACTTTGTGTGAAAAATGGTGTACTGTCACAAGAAGACTTAGAATTAATTCTAGATCCATTCGAAATGACACACCCAGGGATTGCAGGAGCAACTCTTTTAAAGAAAAATTAA
- the ansA gene encoding asparaginase codes for MKKILLLATGGTIASVEGNEGLVPGLSAEELLNYFSKSSRNLEIDCKILMNIDSTNMQPEHWKEIANAVFNHYDDYDGFVITHGTDTLAYTSSALSYMLQGLRKPVVLTGSQVPISFKKTDAKKNVADALRFACEDVGGVFIVFDSRVIIGTRAVKMRTKSYDAFESVNYPYVAEVNEDELKYHWKPKSSHNELSINTNLCTDVFLMKLYPGTKPEIFDCLKDLYKGVIIESFGNGGLPFEGRNLLSKIQELTEMGIAVVITTQCLEEGEDILLYEVGRKVAQHQVILSGDMNTEAIIAKLMWALGKTNKLEEIKKIIEEPLAYDLTIKSDKDW; via the coding sequence ATGAAGAAAATTTTATTACTTGCAACTGGTGGGACAATTGCATCTGTGGAGGGGAATGAGGGGCTTGTTCCAGGATTGTCCGCTGAGGAATTATTGAATTATTTTTCGAAGTCTTCTCGAAACTTAGAAATAGATTGCAAAATCTTAATGAATATTGATAGTACCAATATGCAACCTGAGCACTGGAAAGAAATAGCTAATGCTGTTTTTAATCACTATGATGACTATGACGGGTTTGTGATTACACATGGAACGGATACGTTAGCTTATACATCTTCCGCGTTATCTTATATGCTTCAAGGTTTAAGAAAACCAGTTGTTTTAACAGGTTCACAAGTACCTATTAGTTTTAAAAAGACAGACGCAAAGAAAAATGTAGCTGATGCTCTTAGATTTGCCTGTGAGGATGTTGGGGGTGTGTTTATTGTTTTTGATAGTAGGGTGATTATTGGGACGAGAGCAGTTAAAATGCGAACAAAAAGTTATGATGCATTTGAAAGTGTGAATTATCCATATGTTGCTGAGGTAAATGAAGATGAACTGAAATATCATTGGAAGCCAAAGTCCTCCCATAATGAACTTTCAATAAATACTAATTTATGTACGGATGTTTTTCTTATGAAATTGTATCCAGGTACAAAACCAGAGATATTTGATTGTTTAAAAGATTTGTATAAAGGGGTTATTATTGAAAGTTTTGGTAACGGTGGATTACCTTTTGAAGGAAGGAACTTGCTTTCGAAAATTCAAGAGTTGACTGAAATGGGGATTGCTGTAGTGATTACTACTCAATGCCTGGAAGAAGGAGAAGACATACTTCTCTATGAAGTAGGACGGAAAGTGGCACAACATCAAGTAATATTATCTGGAGATATGAATACGGAAGCCATCATAGCAAAATTGATGTGGGCGCTTGGGAAAACTAATAAATTAGAAGAGATTAAAAAAATTATTGAAGAGCCTTTAGCCTACGATTTAACAATAAAATCTGATAAGGATTGGTAA
- the ansR gene encoding HTH-type transcriptional regulator AnsR, with protein MLERLSKLRKNQKWSLQETADRLGIAKSTYAGYENGYRLPSLQSLSKIADLFDTSVDYILGRIEHSHQNKDVIDITRLLNDPDPTLLIDGEALSTEEIIDFIAFVRSKRELSSKRIENIEPTCKS; from the coding sequence ATGCTGGAACGTTTATCTAAATTAAGAAAAAATCAAAAATGGTCCTTACAAGAGACAGCAGATCGACTTGGGATTGCGAAAAGCACCTATGCCGGGTATGAAAATGGTTATAGATTACCTTCATTACAATCTTTATCAAAAATAGCCGATTTATTTGATACATCTGTAGATTATATATTAGGTCGAATTGAACATTCACATCAAAACAAAGATGTAATTGATATTACAAGACTCCTAAACGATCCAGATCCAACACTTTTAATAGATGGAGAAGCACTGTCAACAGAAGAGATAATAGATTTTATTGCTTTTGTGAGAAGTAAACGAGAACTAAGTTCCAAGAGAATAGAAAATATTGAACCAACATGTAAAAGTTGA
- a CDS encoding Ger(x)C family spore germination protein, translating to MKRWILFLIVSVFLIGCAKTKIVDDIDLVQVAAYDTEAKGKLKGTFAISAYKGGGEGETKIYSASGQTGREVLARASEKSSGPLELGQLRVIIFNEKIIEKGMQEILETLNRNPSVGNAIYLAITNVKGESLLKGNYSEEKEIASYLSSLLEQNMDNGTQPKTNFFMFLNQLNDDARDSYLPIISKKGNVLELDGIALFKRCKMVDKVNPKDLFVFKLLTDNFKQGTYQFKLPGSPNTYATIENIKARTKYKMEGNSKHPFVNAHIQVKAEIQEFTKTKNLDNPKEIKKLEKIMEKEIEKKATTLIKRFIKKDTDPIGLRKLGRTHVRKWNSQEWEESYKHLRFRVTADVKVTQSGVTE from the coding sequence ATGAAGCGATGGATACTTTTCCTTATAGTAAGTGTCTTCTTAATAGGTTGTGCTAAAACGAAAATTGTGGATGACATTGACTTAGTTCAAGTTGCGGCATATGATACCGAAGCAAAAGGTAAGCTAAAAGGAACCTTTGCGATTTCAGCTTATAAAGGAGGCGGGGAAGGTGAAACGAAAATCTATTCAGCATCAGGCCAGACTGGTAGAGAAGTTCTTGCAAGAGCATCCGAAAAATCTTCTGGACCTCTAGAGTTGGGGCAATTGCGTGTTATTATATTTAATGAAAAAATAATTGAAAAGGGAATGCAGGAAATTTTAGAGACTTTGAATCGAAATCCTAGTGTAGGAAATGCAATTTATTTAGCAATTACAAATGTAAAAGGGGAATCACTATTAAAGGGGAACTATTCTGAAGAAAAAGAAATTGCTTCCTATCTATCCTCTTTACTGGAGCAAAATATGGATAATGGAACGCAGCCAAAAACAAATTTTTTTATGTTTTTAAACCAACTTAATGATGATGCGAGAGATTCATATTTACCGATAATATCTAAAAAAGGTAATGTGTTGGAGTTAGATGGAATAGCACTTTTTAAAAGATGTAAAATGGTTGATAAAGTAAACCCTAAAGATTTATTTGTATTTAAATTGTTGACAGATAATTTTAAACAAGGTACATACCAATTCAAACTACCTGGTTCCCCAAATACTTACGCCACGATAGAGAATATAAAAGCTAGAACAAAATATAAGATGGAGGGGAATAGTAAGCATCCATTCGTAAATGCTCATATTCAAGTTAAAGCTGAAATTCAAGAATTTACAAAAACAAAAAATCTAGATAATCCTAAAGAAATAAAAAAATTAGAAAAAATTATGGAAAAAGAAATAGAGAAAAAAGCAACTACATTGATAAAGAGATTTATTAAAAAAGACACAGATCCTATAGGACTTAGAAAGCTTGGTAGAACTCACGTAAGAAAATGGAACAGTCAAGAATGGGAAGAATCCTATAAACATTTACGTTTTCGTGTAACAGCTGATGTAAAAGTAACCCAATCTGGTGTTACAGAATAA